One genomic region from Bufo bufo chromosome 3, aBufBuf1.1, whole genome shotgun sequence encodes:
- the CLDN4 gene encoding claudin-4, with translation MASMGLQVLGITLSLIGWLGSIVCCALPMWRVTAFIGNNIVVAQIMWEGLWMNCVVQSTGQMQCKIYDSLLALPQDLQAARALIVIAIVVGILGVMMSIIGGKCTNCIEDESSKAKIMIVSGIVFIVAGILTLIPVSWSANNIIRDFYNPLVVEAQKRELGASLYVGWGAAALFLLGGAMLCCNCPPRDQKPYSAKYSAARSGPASNYV, from the coding sequence ATGGCTTCCATGGGTCTTCAAGTCCTGGGCATTACCCTTTCCCTCATAGGCTGGTTGGGCTCTATTGTCTGCTGCGCTCTCCCAATGTGGAGAGTAACTGCTTTTATCGGTAACAACATTGTGGTGGCCCAAATCATGTGGGAAGGACTATGGATGAACTGTGTCGTGCAAAGTACTGGACAGATGCAGTGCAAGATCTACGACTCCTTGCTTGCCCTGCCCCAGGATCTCCAGGCAGCCAGAGCCCTGATTGTCATCGCCATAGTTGTGGGAATTCTGGGAGTTATGATGTCCATTATTGGAGGCAAGTGCACCAACTGCATCGAAGATGAGTCCTCAAAAGCCAAGATCATGATCGTCAGTGGAATTGTCTTCATCGTTGCTGGAATCCTTACTTTGATCCCTGTCTCCTGGTCTGCAAACAACATAATCAGGGACTTCTACAACCCACTGGTGGTGGAAGCACAGAAGAGAGAGCTGGGAGCATCGCTGTACGTTGGATGGGGTGCAGCTGCCTTGTTTCTTCTAGGtggtgccatgctgtgctgcaactGCCCACCAAGGGATCAGAAACCCTACTCTGCCAAATATTCGGCTGCACGATCCGGACCAGCCAGCAACTACGTTTAA